AAGCGGGCGTAATAGAAAATTCTATTTCTTTCCTTAATCCAAGAAAAATTGGTTACAAAGTCGTTTCTTACATTGGTGTTTTCTTGGAGCAACCAAGCCATTATCAGGACGCTATCAAAAATCTTAATTTGGTAAATGAAGTAGTAGAAGCGCATTACACAACAGGAAATTACACGATTTTCTTAAAAGTACTTTGTAAAGATAATGATCACCTGATGCAGATTCTTAACAAAATCCAAAAGCTGAAGGGCGTTACGAGAACAGAAACAATTCTTTCTCTGGAGCAAAGCATCAGCAGACAATTGAAAGTTTAAAAAATTTTATATAATCGCGAAAGGATACAAATTATTTGTATCCTTTTTTTATTTTTGTAATTATGGAAATCAATCAATATTTAGACTCAACATATCTGAAAACGCCGGAACAATCTGGGCTGACAGAAGAACAGACTTTTGAAAAAGTTAGAGAATTGACAGATGAAGCGATTGCTTACAACTTCAAAGAGGTAATGATTCGTCCGAATTATGTTAAGCTCATCAAAGATTATTTAGTTTCGAAAAATTCTGACGTTCTGGTGGGAACAGTTATTGGTTTTCACGAAGGAACATATTCTATAGAAGATAAATTGAAAGAAGCTAATCAGGCAGTTTTGGATGGCGTAGATGAGTTGGATTATGTTATCAATTATGAAGCTTTCAAAGCCGGAGAATTAGAATTGGTAAAAAAAGAATTTGTTGAAGGAACCAAATTAGGTTTGGATTTCGATAAAACAGTGAAATGGATTATAGAAATTGCTGCACTTTCAGATGCTCAAATTGCTAATTTAACGACTAACATTTGGACTTGGGCGCAGGAAAATTTTGAAGAAAAAGATTTCTCCAGAATCTTTGTTAAATCCTCAACAGGATTTTATGTAACCGAAGGCGGAAAACCCAATGGCGCAACTTTCGAAGGTGTAAAAATTATGCTGGATAATGCCGGAAAACTTCCAGTGAAAGCTGCTGGTGGTGTGAAGACGCCTGCCGATGCAGAAAAAATGATTGCAATGGGAATCCAGAGAATCGGAACTTCTGCAGCCAAAGCACTTCTTGGAGAAGGCGAAGCTGGAGTTGGCTATTAAGTAATCCCTTTAAAGAAAATATAAAACCCTCTTGAATTTTCAGGAGGGTTTGTTTTTTACTTCAAAGATTTGATGTAATCAGCATATCCGCTTTTCTCGAATACAATTTGAGAATCCATTTTATAAATATCTTTCCAGCTATCCTTTCCGTGTTTTTCAACGTATTTTTCTATAATTCTAAAACCCATCCAATAGTTTAAACTTTTGGGAGCGTCTGCAAATAGTTTGAATTTTTCATTTCTCAGCAAAGGATTATTACCACTTTTATCGTAAAAATATTTCTCTAATTCCTGATAAAGCTTTTTCTCATTAGTCAAATACCAAGCCCAATCTTTTTCGGACATATTTTCAACAGCTTCGTTTTTTGCAATTTTCTTGTCAAAAAATATCCAAGTAAAATAGCACGCAAAACCTTCATCAATGGTTTGTGCTAGAGCCGTTTCTTTATTAGAGTCATTGGTATGGAAAGGTTCATAAACCAAATGATTGAGTTCGTGAGGAATTCCTTTTTCGATCGTGTAATTGACGTTGTATTCTTTATTATTCAATTCAAAAGCAAATTCTTCTGCGCTGCAACCACCAAAACCGATTCCTTGTAACGGCGTAAACAGAATGCTGATTTTGGCTTTCGGTGGATAAGGAACCAATTTTTCGAATTTTTGAAGATTCTGTTTTAAAGTTTTTTCTAAATTAATGTTCAAAAGTTCTGAAGTCCGATTGTCAAAAAAGTCTTTATTATCAGGATAAAGCTTTTTATTCCAATCAACCATTCCTTTTGAATTATTGAATTTTGAAGCATTTTCTTCTCCGAAAATCATTCCGTAACAGTTGTTCCAAAGTTCTTTATGTGGCTGATAAACCTTTTGAACAATTCGTAAACTGTCATATTGGGATTGATGCGCTAAAATTTGATTTTTGAAAAGATTAAGAATAGTGATGTTTCCAACTTTAACGCTGTCTGGGACTTTTTCTAATTTTTCAAAAATATTTGATGATTCATTTTGAGATTTTGAAACTTGATTTTTACAAGATGTAATTAATAACGAAATTAAGATGGATGGTAATATTAGCTTTTTAATCATACAGAATTCTTACAATTCAAATATAATTAAATTCACTCCGCCACCCAAACACTCACACTCCCTGCTGGACAAGGGAAATTGGCCCAGCCATTTTCATCAATTGTAATTTTTTCCTCAAGATGTCCGGTGAAATCATAAAATGTTTTTCCCGCGTATCGTTTTCCTATTTCCATAGATTTTTGATTCACATCCTTGTTACTCAAAACAATGGCACAACCTTGGTGTTCATCGTCACCTTCACGAGTCCAGCCAATGCAATGCGCATCATCAAAATAATCTCTTTGCTCCCCATAAGCAAAATCCTTTCTGGCTCGGATGAGTTCTTCAATCGCATCTACTTTGTCGAGGAAGATTTCATATTCGTTGCCATCTTTTCCTTGGTCTTTGTAGCTCGCGCCGTATAAATCGGGATAGAAAACGCAAGGATAACCATCTTTTCTCAGCAAAATCAAAGCATAAGCAATCGGTTTGAACCAAGTTTCAACCGGAGCTTCCAAAGCCTGAAGCGGCTGCGTGTCGTGATTGTCAACAACTGTTACAGCTTTATTAGGATGAGAACCGACAAGCGTTCCATTGAAAATTTCTCTCAAATCATAATCCGGATTTTTGGAGGCCTGATGCAAATTATGCTGCAAGGAAGAATCAAACAAGCTCATACAACCTTCGGTAGAATCTATGTAAGCTTCCAAAAGTGGCAATTCTCCAGGAGCCCAATATTCACCAACTGCAAAAATATTTTTTCCGGAGTTGGAGCGCAGAAGCGTTAACCATTCTTTATAAAAATCAGGCGAAATATGTTTTACGGCATCCAGTCTCACACCGTCAAAATCCGTCTGGTCAAAATACCATTTTCCCCAATGATTCAGTTCTTCGCGAACAAAAGGATTACGATGTTCGATATCATTATACATCAAAAAATCATAATTTCCTTTCTCATCAGAAATAATATCATCCCAGCCATCGGCGTGTTCGTGGATAAGACGGAAAATACCTTTTTCTTTACCTTCCGCATAATCTACACCTGTAAAACAGTTGAAATCCCATTTGAAATCAGAATAAGTATCGCCTCTTCCAGGAAAGGTGAATTTGGTGTAAGATTCGATTTCCATAACATCAGAAATATCTTTGTTGCGGTCTTCTTCATCCACCTGTATAACCTTGAATTTCTCAAGCTCATCACCGCCAGCTTTGTGATTCAGAACGACATCTACTATGACTTGAATGTTTTTTTCTTTCAAAGATTTGATGGCGTCAAGATATTCATCCTTCGAACCATATTTTGTAACAGTCGTTCCTTTTTGATCAAATTCTCCCAAGTCAAAAAGATCGTAAGCATCATAACCAACGGAGTAGCCACCGTTAGTGCTTTTGTAAGCCGGAGGAAGCCAAACTGCTGTGATTCCTAAGTCGGAAAGATATTGTGCAGAGTCTTTGGTGTGTTTCCAAAGGAAAGAATCCCCATCGGTATACCAATGGAAAAACTGAATCATGGTCCCGTTCATAAGATTGTAGATTTTTTCAGATTGTTTGATTTGATGTTTCGTTCTATGAAAATATCAAGCCACTTCAAAAATTCAAGATAAAGTAAAAAGAATCGAGGAGAATTATTTGGGCGCCTTTATCCGCCTTCCGTTCCCGCTTTTTTCTTTTTTTCTCAAAAAGAAAAAGAGCTCCACTCAAGTCGGGGCGGGCTTCGCGAAGTTGAAGATTTGTCATAAATCCAAACTTAACACAAACACAATTTTGTCATTCCGGAGGAATCTCAACAGTCTAGATTCCTCCGGAATGACAAAATGAACTTTAAAACTAAATTATTTGCTGAGCAAAGCGCCTTTGCGGAATTTGCGTTTAAAAAACTTAATCACCAAACTCCTCAAAAGGAATTTTCAACTGGACAGAAATCTGTTTTTTTTCTTCTGTATTAAGATTGGAAAGTGATAATCCAAGCAAGCGAATCGCTTTGTCAAAAGGCCTCAATTCCCAAAGTTGTTTTGCCGTGTTGTAGAATTTCTCCGCATTTTCAAAATATAATTCCTGAGTTTTGCTTCTCGTATAAAGTGAAAAATCTTTGTACTTGATTTTAAGCGTTAAGGTTTTTCCTTTGATTTCTTTTCTCCCGAGACGTTCTTCCAGTTCCTGACTCAGGGATTTTAGTTTTTCATCAATTTCCTCATCTTCATTGATGTCATCCCAAAACGTTCTTTCAACTGCCACGCTTTTCTGGATTCGGTTAGGTTTTACTTCACCATTATGAATTCCTCGCACAACATTATAATAATATACTCCGGATTTTCCGAAAAGACCTTCGAGCTGTTCCAAAGTCTTGGCCTTCAAATCTGCCCCTTTGAAGATGTGAAGCGTGTGCATTTTATTAGCAGTCACTTTTCCGACACCATAAAACTTCTCAATGGGGAGATTTTCCAAAAATTCATCAATTTTTGTGGGATGAATGGTTTTCTGCCCATTCGGTTTATT
The genomic region above belongs to Epilithonimonas zeae and contains:
- the dinB gene encoding DNA polymerase IV, producing the protein MDAFYASVEQLDDPSLRGKAIAVGGQHRGVVAAASYEARKFGVRSAMPSKTAKEKCPHLIFVKPRFQRYKEISNKIRNIFYDYTDLVEPLSLDEAYLDVTENKKDIESANDIAREIRKRIFEETGLTASAGISVNKFLAKVASDINKPNGQKTIHPTKIDEFLENLPIEKFYGVGKVTANKMHTLHIFKGADLKAKTLEQLEGLFGKSGVYYYNVVRGIHNGEVKPNRIQKSVAVERTFWDDINEDEEIDEKLKSLSQELEERLGRKEIKGKTLTLKIKYKDFSLYTRSKTQELYFENAEKFYNTAKQLWELRPFDKAIRLLGLSLSNLNTEEKKQISVQLKIPFEEFGD
- a CDS encoding DUF2268 domain-containing putative Zn-dependent protease (predicted Zn-dependent protease with a strongly conserved HExxH motif) gives rise to the protein MIKKLILPSILISLLITSCKNQVSKSQNESSNIFEKLEKVPDSVKVGNITILNLFKNQILAHQSQYDSLRIVQKVYQPHKELWNNCYGMIFGEENASKFNNSKGMVDWNKKLYPDNKDFFDNRTSELLNINLEKTLKQNLQKFEKLVPYPPKAKISILFTPLQGIGFGGCSAEEFAFELNNKEYNVNYTIEKGIPHELNHLVYEPFHTNDSNKETALAQTIDEGFACYFTWIFFDKKIAKNEAVENMSEKDWAWYLTNEKKLYQELEKYFYDKSGNNPLLRNEKFKLFADAPKSLNYWMGFRIIEKYVEKHGKDSWKDIYKMDSQIVFEKSGYADYIKSLK
- a CDS encoding Lrp/AsnC ligand binding domain-containing protein, producing the protein MKSASETGYHLDGVDKEIIYMLMDNAKTSLAHISKHVGISTTAVHQRIKKLEQAGVIENSISFLNPRKIGYKVVSYIGVFLEQPSHYQDAIKNLNLVNEVVEAHYTTGNYTIFLKVLCKDNDHLMQILNKIQKLKGVTRTETILSLEQSISRQLKV
- the deoC gene encoding deoxyribose-phosphate aldolase, encoding MMEINQYLDSTYLKTPEQSGLTEEQTFEKVRELTDEAIAYNFKEVMIRPNYVKLIKDYLVSKNSDVLVGTVIGFHEGTYSIEDKLKEANQAVLDGVDELDYVINYEAFKAGELELVKKEFVEGTKLGLDFDKTVKWIIEIAALSDAQIANLTTNIWTWAQENFEEKDFSRIFVKSSTGFYVTEGGKPNGATFEGVKIMLDNAGKLPVKAAGGVKTPADAEKMIAMGIQRIGTSAAKALLGEGEAGVGY
- a CDS encoding alpha-amylase → MNGTMIQFFHWYTDGDSFLWKHTKDSAQYLSDLGITAVWLPPAYKSTNGGYSVGYDAYDLFDLGEFDQKGTTVTKYGSKDEYLDAIKSLKEKNIQVIVDVVLNHKAGGDELEKFKVIQVDEEDRNKDISDVMEIESYTKFTFPGRGDTYSDFKWDFNCFTGVDYAEGKEKGIFRLIHEHADGWDDIISDEKGNYDFLMYNDIEHRNPFVREELNHWGKWYFDQTDFDGVRLDAVKHISPDFYKEWLTLLRSNSGKNIFAVGEYWAPGELPLLEAYIDSTEGCMSLFDSSLQHNLHQASKNPDYDLREIFNGTLVGSHPNKAVTVVDNHDTQPLQALEAPVETWFKPIAYALILLRKDGYPCVFYPDLYGASYKDQGKDGNEYEIFLDKVDAIEELIRARKDFAYGEQRDYFDDAHCIGWTREGDDEHQGCAIVLSNKDVNQKSMEIGKRYAGKTFYDFTGHLEEKITIDENGWANFPCPAGSVSVWVAE